The Streptomyces sp. NBC_00483 genome contains the following window.
ACCGTCGACCCGGCGGTCCAGGAGCGGATGCGGAACATGAGCGCGGGCCTGCCGGACGACCCGTCGCCCGAGCAGGTCGACGCCTGGGTGGAGCTGGCCGAACTGCTCCAGGACCCGGCGTTCAAGGCCCGCATGCGGCAGGCCACCGAGTACAACGCGGCCGACCGCACCCCCGAGGACGCGGCCGGCTCGTCCATGGTGTTCCTGCAGAAGCTGGTCGCGCTCGCGGGCGACGCGGTGCGGGACGGGATCGACCCGCAGTCGACCGCCGCGGAGCCGGTGTTGCAGGAGTTGCTCGGCGACGCGGACCGGTCCGCCGTCCTCGACCGGCTGCTCGCCACGATGGACGACAAGGTGGCCCGCTACAGGGAACTCCTCGGCGTTCTGAAGGGCGGCACCCCCGAGCACCCGTACCGCGAGGAGTTCGCCTGGGTACTCGCCGCACTGCGCGCTCACGCCTCCGGATAATCTGACCCCCGTCAATACGGCAGTACGAAAATCGAGGGGTGACCCGGTGGCGGACATCGAGGAAGCACGCAAGGCGTTCGATCGGTTCGACGCGGACGGCGACGGCTTCATCACGGCGGCCGAGTACAAGAGCGCCATGGCGCAGATGGGCGACTTCAACGTCACGGACTCCGTGGCCGAGGTGCTCATCGCCGGGCAGGACGCCAACGGGGACAAGCAGCTCTCGTTCGACGAGTTCTGGGCCAACCTGAACAAGTGAGCCCGGACACCAGTGGGGCGTGCGCGCGGCGCACGCCCCACTGGTGTCTCAC
Protein-coding sequences here:
- a CDS encoding MerR family transcriptional regulator; translated protein: MIDDGPQLLTIGQLARRTGLTVRTIRFWSDEGVLHPMARSEGGYRLYDAESVARLELIRTLRQLGLGLDDVRKILSGDRDIASVAAAHVAALDAQIQVLRLNRAVLSTVAKRNSSAEEMALMNKLARQSAAERKRIMDDFAEEMLHGLDTVDPAVQERMRNMSAGLPDDPSPEQVDAWVELAELLQDPAFKARMRQATEYNAADRTPEDAAGSSMVFLQKLVALAGDAVRDGIDPQSTAAEPVLQELLGDADRSAVLDRLLATMDDKVARYRELLGVLKGGTPEHPYREEFAWVLAALRAHASG
- a CDS encoding EF-hand domain-containing protein; the encoded protein is MADIEEARKAFDRFDADGDGFITAAEYKSAMAQMGDFNVTDSVAEVLIAGQDANGDKQLSFDEFWANLNK